atgttgtttggAAGATGACGTTAAAAAGCGGAGAGCTGAGCTGTCCAAGCGCAGCTCCTTGCGGCCGTTTTGGTTTCCGTCTATGTGGTCGCCGTCTCAATTGCAGGTCCGGATTTGTCTGCCAAATGCTGAAACCGGCAAGTGCCTCTCCTGCCGGGGCTTCCTTACAAATATTCCCCTGCTGCTCTTACAGAACAAGCCGTGATTTGTAATGTAAGAGCTGAGTGGATCCTTGGCTCGTAGCGAGTCCCTCAGCACTTGATGCTTCTGTGAACAGGTAAAGAGGGGCATTGTGGTTACTCTTTTCTActttactatatatatatatttggtatttttccatgttttctaaCTAGAAACTACCTACATGCTGAATTATTTGCAATGATTATTCCATCGTGCTTTTGGGAAAGGGTGGACTTTTCTTCAAGCAGCAGGCATGTTCCACTTCAATAGTTAACATATAGTAAACCAccagagaaatatatataaaaaagatatCTCAGCGAAGACTTTGACCACAAGTTGTCTCGCTTAATGCAGGTTTGTTATTACATGTCTTATTTGAATTTCAGTTTAAGTTGAACTGCCCTGCTTTTCATGGAGCTTTGTATCCTCGGGAAGTTTCTAGCTGGTAGTGCTGTCTTCGTGGTGAGTAACTGAAGGTACATGATTAGTATTGCAGATAAAGAAAACATGACAACCGTTAACGTTACAAAGAAAGAAGTCGCTAGAGATCTAGACCATTGCGATATCCCATACTATGTTTCTGAATTTGTGGAAAGAGAAGTTGGAAACGACTATGATTCACTGAGGAAGTTGGGCAGCCTTATCGATAAgctatctgaaaataaaaagcagttagAAGAACAGGTGagtatctttccttttttattttaatatgctgaATATATGACTGATTAAGTAGTAAATATGACTGGTTAAGTAGTAAAATCATTCAAAAGACTAAACTTAATTGAAGCAGTGTATTGTATTTCAAAAGATACCACTCTACATAATGCAATGTTTTTATGTGAGTTTTACTACCTTTCTATAACTGTAGGTACTTACAGTTTCATCTGAAGTCCCTAAAAGAATTCAGAAGGCCTTGAAGAATGCGGAAGATTCTAAAAAATCTCTGAATCGGCTTTTAGAGGAAGAAGCCCTTCTATCTGATTCAATCGATAGCCACTTACTGAAAGCTCAGCCATGGATGGAGGAGCTTGGTGTGCTGATTAGTCAAGTAGAGGAGATTGAACGGCACCTGTCCTATCTTAAATGGATCTCACGAATAGAAGAGTTAAGGTAAAGTTGGTATATTTTAATGTCTTATATACTTTAAGAATATTCTTACCAATGTTATCACACAGCCTTTTCAGGGCTGAGCACTGCATATATGTGATGAGAATGGTAACCATGTTAGACTAAATCAAATATCTTAGATTAAGATTTATCTCAATTTTCCAGTGCACGAATGATTCGAAGTGAATGTGTGACCTcaacttttctttaattttatagCGATAACATTCAGCAGTATCTGATGACCAACAATGTCCCAGAGGCAGCCAGTACTCTAGCTTCTATGGCAGAACTGGATATTAAACTTCAGGAGTCCTCTTGTTCTCATCTTCTTGCTTTTGTGAGATCCACTGTTAAATTCTGGCATAACATTCTTAAGGACAAGTTGTCAAGGTAAGGGGTGCATTGTCACTGCCTCATCTTTGTGTAGTACTGTAGGTTTGTGCTCAAGTGCATATTTTATGTTGCAGTGACTTTGAAGAGGTGCTGACCCAGCTTCGTTGGCCGTTTGTGGGGCCACCACAGTCTCAGGCATTTGGTCTTGCTGCTCCAGCCAGTGCTCCTGATATATACAACAATTTGGAGACGTTGTTCTGTCAGCTTCTGAAATTGCAAACCTCGTATCCTTTTAAATAGTTGTGGTGTGTTGTAGTAAGGATGATACATGTCAGAGCTCTTGAAAGTCAGAAATGAATTTATGTTACTTTGTGTTAACATTTTAAGGTACTTTTCATACAGAAACGGCTAGGTGGCCAGAGCAAGAATTTGAAacttgttttcaattaaaattcaAGTTACTCTTTTTGGCAGGAGCAGGATCATAACTCCAAGTCATCAGATCGACTGATCTCATGGTAACTTGCAGTTCAGGCTTCATGATGTGCACACCTTACAATGTATACTTTCAGCAAGATTCCCTATATTAATACAAATGatgatgcattttattttaattgggcGTAGTTAATGCTTTCGCTTTCCTAGCATTACTTGAAATCTGTTAATCCCTTTAATATATGCAGTcccagaaagaagagagagaaagctcaAGATGTATGTCTCGGAAGggaattttaaaaaggtgtATGTCTCGGAAGGGAATTTTTAACAATGGAACAATTTTCACTGAGCAGCAGTAGTAACTTGCCTCTGAGGTCAgtcagcaggcagtgctgctcaTCCGGTTCCTTTTGTTTGTGGGTGAAATCAAGCACAGCTGAAGTTCAAACAACCATTTTTatcaatttttttcctggagtggttgtagcttttttgttgttgtttttgtaatcAGCAGTCCTGGACTGGGAAGAAACAAGGTCATTCTGGGCAACCTGGAGCTGGTAACAATTTTGGTCAGTGAGGCTGGGCTGCTTCAATCGGTTGCTTCAAAGTGGGAAATCGTGTATTGCATTTATTAATCTCATGAGTCTGATACTTCTTTAAGAAATGTGAATATGAATGTCTCTTGGATAGCCCCTGGGTTTGGTAGTGATGAtggtgctttttcttctttttatttatttatttttaaatgatactGGTTTCCTAGATCAAACTGACTTCAGTGACTTGTACTGTGACTGAATAAATTATCCTTAGCAGCCAGAgttttcttacatattttataaatggGAACATTTTGAGCGTTGCTCATATTTGAGGACTTGTATGCCTTGTGTAATGCTGCCTTAAGCCAAGAAGGTAGAGCAAAAGTATTCACTTTTGTAAACGCACTTTATTGAAATGTTACCATTGGAGGAATCAACACTTAAATTTGTCCTTGACTGCCAAACTTAGAGATGAACTGTTAACCAAACCTAAACAACTTCCAGAAAAGTATTCCTTACCCCCATCACCACCCATTATCCTTCCAATACAGATCATGCTGAATCCTCTGCAGAAAAGATTCAAGTATCATTTCACTGGAAATAAACCCACCAATGTCTTAAGCAAGGTATGGAAGAAAGCagtttgattgattttttttaagcaacagaTACATTACTGTATATACTGTATTTAATTGTATAGCTTGGAcactttctgttctgaaattacGATTCTGCAGTCCTTGGGTCTCCCTTGGTGGGGACTGATGCCAAGGTAACATGTGGAGATCTTCCAGAGGCATAAACATTTTCTCTGGGCCAGAGAGATGTCCGCTTTACCAGCTGGAAACTGACCCCATTTTTGCATGAGTTATTTTCAAAGATTGAGTATTTTACCTGAGAATTGTCACTGAAGGAGGTTTCCTACAAGTAAATGTTAATGTGACTGTAATGCATCTGCAGCAGACTTCGAGAGCTGTTTTGTAACAGCTGTTGagtaaatgtaaatacatttgtGCTCTTACAGTTGCTAATACAGTGCATTTTAATAGTATCACCTATATTAGGGGATTCATtcataatctgtttttttttgtttgtttgtttgtttgtttttaataagccTGAATGGTATTTAACACAAGTGCTTATGTGGATTGGAAATCACGCAAAGTTCCTTGATGACAAAATCCAGCCGATATTGGACAAGGCAGGATCTTCAGTGAATGCTGGGGTAAGtacttttgtgtgttttggatGTAAATATAGATGCAGTCAATTTGTACAAGCATTCTTCTACTGATTTCGCTAAACTTGTGCTGAGACTTAACTCAGTCTAGTAACAGTTTTAAGGTCATACACGTTTGCTCATGTTTGTACATATCTGATATTTTTACTcacttttttcttgtaaaagctTGAATTCTCTCGTGCGCTGGTAATGCTGATTTTGGAGAAGCTGGCTGCTGATATTCCATTCCTGTTATACGATGATGCCCTCTTTTGTCACCTTGTGGATGAGGTACTTCAGTTTGAGAGAGAGCTTTACAGCGTTCATGGTTACCTCAGCACCTTTCCCAGTTGCATGCATATTCTCTCAGAAGAGTCCTGCTTCCAGAGGTGGCTGACAGTTGAGAAAAAATGTAAGACTTGTGATGGATTTTGTTGGTCttgacacattttctttctgattgtGCAGAATCCAAATTGTCTTCTCAAATAGGAGAAGTCACTTGGCCGGGGCTACTCCATAAGATGTATTTTTGAGGTTGGTAACGAGAGGAGTGCCCCAGGGGTTAATGCTGGGTCCAGCCCTGTTTAAGCCAGTTTGGgcttctgtaatatttttacaCTCTGCAGTTATTTTGACTAAAAATGGTTTAACTCTAGCAGTGTCTCTGAAGTTTACAGGACTGTTGTCCCTGAGCTGTATGGGATGTAGCAGGCTTCTTTTTAGTCCGAGGTGTATTGAAGTATGCAGACAAGGACAGACTTTAAATTGCAATGGGCAGAGGGTACTAATTTTTGAGAATCAGAGTAGaaattaagtattaaaaaaaaataaaagaagaaagaaaagatagcCTTGACGGAATTCTTGTATCTGCCTTTGTGATGCTGTTATTGGAATTGGTTCTGTATGCGGCCAGTCATCAGTAGATTTTTATaacctgaaaatgtaaatttgaacTCACTAGGgatgaagattttatttttatatattgtttgGTTTTAGAGGATTTTTTGTTGGCAGGTGTTTTCATTGTTAAATACTAAAACAATTTACAATTTCTGTGCTCAGTTGCTCTTCAGAAAATGGACTCCATGCTTTCATCAGAGGCTGCGTGGATATCGCAATACAAAGATATCACCGACGTAGATGAAATGAAAGTCCCAGACTGTGCTGAAACTTTTATGACTCTGTTGCTAGTTCTAACAGGTAAGTGCCAATCTGTGGACATTGCTCTTGTTTATAACAACTAGTAGAAAAACTGCAGCTAATAGATTGCTTTATTAAGTATCTATTGTGTCAACAAAAGTCAGCAAATAACAACTTTGCAAAGTTGCGATGCTCGCAATTTAATAAAAGCTTTCCTGTTCATCTTGTCTTTTGGACATTATCTAGCACAAGTAATCTTGAGCTAGTAGTGACGTGctttcagatgcatttttaaaaattggataACTTGTAATTTACAACATTCAAACTCATGAATAGTGGAGAGAATATAACTTGTTACAgtgcagtaagaaaaatatcctACTGTTCCTCTTGAATCTGCAGGATGTACATTTTCAGGAGGTACTTACTTGTATATTCAAGGGCTTTATCTTACTCTGTGACTGGCTTTAAGGGCCACATGTTATTGCTAGATGGTGTGGTGTGATAACATAGTACTTAAAGTATTAGGATACAATATGCTAGTGGAATCATGAGCAGGAGGGGAATCACAGATGTGTTGTTTCTTTACATATTTAGCTTTTGCATTGAGTAGTTTCTTGAGGTTGCTAAAAATAagtcagctttttaaaaattaaataccatATGACATCTTTGTAGGATTACGGTCATGTAAAAAGCTGGCCATGTTTCTTGTTCACAACCTTTTCTTCAGTGCTGGAAAATGTTAAAGATTTTCATAATGTCTTTCTAGACAGGTATAAGAATCTTCCAACAGCTTCTAGAAAACTGCAGTTCCTGGGGCTACAGAAGGAGCTAGTTGATGATTTCAGGATACGATTAACTCAAGTGATGaaggaagagagcagagcttCTTTAGGCTTGCGATACTGTGCGATCCTTAACGCCGTTAACTATATCGCCACAGTGTTGGCAGACTGGGCTGACAATGTagtaagtaattttttttaatggactgGTTCTATTTGTTTCCCAATCAAACATTATATTTCCAGCACTATTTATGGAGACGCATTTAGAAGAATTAATTATGGAAAAATTGAACTAATAGTACTAAAACTATTGCTGCTGAAGTGCACGTGTTGCAGGAGCAAGTGCATGCTTCTTGTATTACCCCTATGCCAAGCTAGTTGAAATGGATTTGGCGTGGGTGCCTGCATTACAGCTTGGTTCAGGCAGTGTTTGGAAAAGTCACCCTTGGACAAGAGGGTATTGGGTACGGTCCACTTATTTGCTGTAACAGCCCAGTGGCACCATAGCTATTCTGTAGTATGTCAGCTTTTCCATGGTTAGTGCAGAAAGAAGCGTTTTGTGGGAGATGGGCAGCCTCCAAATTGTTTTTTGTCTTGACAGGAAACTGTCTCTAGCAGAGCTTAATCTTGACTTGAGAGCAGCTTTTGTGTTGTACAGCTGCATCTACAAAAGCGTCTTGACGTGCTTAAAAGCACAAACAACTTCATTACTGCTGTGTCACATTCAACTCGGACCATTTCTTGCTATTGTCAGACCAGCAAACATGTGCCATTACCTATCTGCTGTTGCATTTGGGACCCATATCAGTTGCATTACCACGATTAAAACAGTGCATTGTTTTCATTGAATCGGGACAATGTTTTAAGACTAAGATTATAAATGTGTCAGGAGCGCGTTTTGTAGAACCCTGTCTGTTAAAGTACAAATGCAGAGTTCTAATAATAAGATGGTTTCTGCTGGTACTTATGTCTGCTTCTGTTCCCCTAGTTCTTCCTGCAGCTACAGCAGGCTGAACTGGAGGTTTGTGCAGACAATAGCACTGTCAGCCAGCTACAGCTGGGGCAGCTGGCTTCAATGGAGAGCTCTGTCTTTGATGAAATGATTAACCTGCTGGAACGCTTGAAACAAGATATGTTGAGTCGTCAAGTACATCATGTCTTCAAAGAGGTGACAGATGCCGCAAAGCTGTACAAAAAAGAGAGGTGATTCTGTTTACTCTTCTCATATTCcagtattattttctgttgcaaacACTGAAGCAAATAAAGGCAAGAATAACTaataagaaaaatcagtttcctGAATAGGAAAGGCCTGGGGTAGTAAGCATTGGAAGATATTCTTTATCCTTACTTCAAGCCTATTTTATATTATGCTTTCTAAAGTAGTTCTGCAGTGAGTGGACGTCTTAAAAACCCTAGGAGGAATGCTGGGTCACTCTAGTGTGGATGAGAGTTACTTTCTTCACAGTAGTATTAAAAGTGGCCTGTAACAACTGCTTCTAtcctcacagaatcacagggtTTCTGAATTTTTGTAGTTCAGTTTCTGAAGTACTTCACAAAATGAACACAACAGCTGTATGGTTTCATAgattaccttttaaaaaaaatagcatgttcAGATTTATAAGTAAAGCATCAGCTTAACATTAAAGgacatttaaataaagcattagACTATGATTGCCTTTAGGTTTGaaatgggaaaggagaaaactcTGAACCATTGCAATCAGCTAAGATTTTCTTACAggataattttaatttcagtcatTGTAATATGACTAATCATCCCATTGAAGTCATAACAATGACATTTCTTTCAGGTGGCTATCTTTACCATCTCAAGCAGAGCAAGCAGTAATGTCTCTGTCGAGCACAGCTTGCCCGATGTTGTTGACCCTAAGAGACCGCCTGCTACAACTagaacagcagctctgtcacTCGCTCTTCAAAGTATTCTGGCAAATGCTTGCGGAGAAAGTGGATACGTTCATCTATCAGGAAGTAGGTATCTGCAAAGTGTATGCAGTACTGGGTAGGTGTCAGTGACTGGCCTAAACAGAAGATGCACCCCTCTGTATTTGCAGATAATCATGGCGAATCATTTCAATGAAGGAGGAGCGGCACAACTTCAGTTTGACATGAGTAGAaatcttttccctttattttcacaCTACTGTAAGAGGCCAGAAAACTACTTCAAGCAGTAAGTGGGCAAACTTCTGATCTGTTACTGTTTGCGAATAGAATGTCCAGATGACTGTTTTGTatatcactgcatttttttcagtttggggTGCGTAAGAAATACTTGAACTATGTGGATCATCTTTCAGTGTTTACAACAGGGAAAGTTTTGATTCTGCAGCATGTATTCAGATAGCAACTGACTGTAATGTATGTTCTGGAGTATTTAGCACAGTGATAATGTCTACTGCACGCAGAAAGATGAACTTATGGAAAGTAAGCAGTATTCGAAAACTGAGGCAAAAGAGATTACTCAAAGATTTAGATACGGCACAACAAATTTTCTGTATCCTTAGGCTACTAAACTGTGTTCCTGCTTCGATTTGCCCTGCGTAGCAGTCCAGTTGCTTTTGCTGGTGAGAAGCAACCTTCTTTGTGGTTAGTCTTTTTAAATAGCCACGGTCTAATACAGAGTCCAATGCTAAACTCCTAGGCTAAACGGGACAGAAATCTTACTACACATCTAAAGATCAATATGGAACGTGTTATTCAGTCTTGAACACTTGAAGATGGAAGTTACATATTGGCATTTTTAATTGGAATATTCAGGTAGCAGTATCTTAAGGTTTTTTTCAGCACATTACCTTCACAAAGCTAATTGATACCTATGTAGTAGTCACAGTTTAGAAACAACAGATGCAGGAAGGAACAGTAACCAGTAATATGTCGTGGGTACATGGTTATCCTTTGTTCTAGAAACAATGTGGCAGGGTTTCTGTTTGCTCTCTAATGAGATTAATAAGAGAAAATGTTCAGACTCTAGCAGCTTTCTGTAAAGGTGTGTTCTTAAAATATACCAAATAAGAAGGATTCTAATtatcaacagaaaacacagtttgAGGAAGCTAGACAGGTAATTCTATGGtaacttttctgtattttttttaatctagtgGAAAAAATAGGAAGCAAAAGCCAGGCCGAGCATGGCCAGGTATTGGTGCTTGTAACACAAAGTGCTAAGAGAACAAGACCAAGTATGCTACTTGTCTTTGGCTAGGCAGCACTTTTCAGTTCA
The nucleotide sequence above comes from Oxyura jamaicensis isolate SHBP4307 breed ruddy duck chromosome 1, BPBGC_Ojam_1.0, whole genome shotgun sequence. Encoded proteins:
- the RINT1 gene encoding RAD50-interacting protein 1, which encodes MTTVNVTKKEVARDLDHCDIPYYVSEFVEREVGNDYDSLRKLGSLIDKLSENKKQLEEQVLTVSSEVPKRIQKALKNAEDSKKSLNRLLEEEALLSDSIDSHLLKAQPWMEELGVLISQVEEIERHLSYLKWISRIEELSDNIQQYLMTNNVPEAASTLASMAELDIKLQESSCSHLLAFVRSTVKFWHNILKDKLSSDFEEVLTQLRWPFVGPPQSQAFGLAAPASAPDIYNNLETLFCQLLKLQTSDELLTKPKQLPEKYSLPPSPPIILPIQIMLNPLQKRFKYHFTGNKPTNVLSKPEWYLTQVLMWIGNHAKFLDDKIQPILDKAGSSVNAGLEFSRALVMLILEKLAADIPFLLYDDALFCHLVDEVLQFERELYSVHGYLSTFPSCMHILSEESCFQRWLTVEKKFALQKMDSMLSSEAAWISQYKDITDVDEMKVPDCAETFMTLLLVLTDRYKNLPTASRKLQFLGLQKELVDDFRIRLTQVMKEESRASLGLRYCAILNAVNYIATVLADWADNVFFLQLQQAELEVCADNSTVSQLQLGQLASMESSVFDEMINLLERLKQDMLSRQVHHVFKEVTDAAKLYKKERWLSLPSQAEQAVMSLSSTACPMLLTLRDRLLQLEQQLCHSLFKVFWQMLAEKVDTFIYQEIIMANHFNEGGAAQLQFDMSRNLFPLFSHYCKRPENYFKHIKEACIILNLNVGSALLLKDVLQSASENEVSLKPNQPSATAALNELGVYKLAQRDVEILLNLRAIWPNTGK